A window of Solanum stenotomum isolate F172 chromosome 3, ASM1918654v1, whole genome shotgun sequence contains these coding sequences:
- the LOC125858225 gene encoding kunitz trypsin inhibitor 5-like, translated as MKVLLLSCFLYFTLFQIIKSEPVLDTNNEQVRPGYTYYILPATAGNGGGLTLAKGENGSCPLDVFQAQNSQSVGIPLKFLMVNSSAGLVIDENEDINIKFAARRYVSICNVSTVWKIEDGIVTTGGIKGGSENGTSTSLFTIQKYEDAYALQYCPRATGCSFICPRLLCGYIGILPAENGSRHLAVNRPVFKIVFRKA; from the coding sequence ATGAAGGTTTTATTACTTTCTTGCTTCCTCTATTTTACCTTATTTCAAATCATAAAATCCGAACCGGTTCTTGATACTAATAATGAACAAGTCCGTCCGGGGTACACCTACTACATATTGCCCGCTACCGCGGGCAATGGTGGTGGCCTAACGCTAGCCAAAGGGGAAAATGGGAGCTGCCCCCTCGACGTTTTCCAAGCACAAAATTCGCAAAGTGTAGGCATCCCGTTGAAATTCTTGATGGTGAATTCTAGCGCGGGCTTAGTAATCGATGAAAATGaggacataaatataaaattcgcAGCGCGAAGGTACGTATCGATTTGTAATGTATCAACTGTTTGGAAAATCGAAGATGGGATTGTGACTACTGGTGGAATTAAGGGTGGATCGGAAAATGGCACATCTACAAGCTTATTTACGATTCAGAAATATGAAGATGCTTATGCTTTACAATATTGTCCAAGAGCTACAGGGTGTTCTTTTATTTGTCCAAGATTGTTGTGTGGGTATATTGGTATTTTACCAGCTGAAAATGGATCGAGGCATTTGGCCGTGAACCGGCCGGTTTTCAAGATTGTGTTCAGGAAGGCATAA
- the LOC125858210 gene encoding kunitz trypsin inhibitor 5-like: MALRPFLVAIILSTSYIFLVKAQNISEPVLDISGKALVKGSQYFIVPVSGRSNEGGLDVSGIRNTVDPLVVTQNPQSSVGNSLRFTPVDSNENIVRLSTDLNVKFMDIIFTYNMSTVWTINTTLIPQRYLVAVGGVEGNPGRDTLGNWFKIDKYEDAYKFVYCPGVCETCRPFCGDIGIIVEPNNKRVLFVGSDKPLKVKFENTTSVITVTKAPPSASNYPDRLPTMSFINVVMCIVIAYLTKVM; this comes from the coding sequence ATGGCACTAAGACCTTTTCTTGTTGCAATAATATTGTCAACAAGTTATATTTTTCTAGTAAAAGCTCAAAACATTTCTGAACCGGTTCTCGATATTTCTGGTAAAGCTCTTGTAAAAGGATCGCAGTATTTCATCGTACCGGTGTCGGGTCGGAGCAACGAAGGTGGACTTGATGTGTCAGGGATTAGGAACACAGTTGATCCTCTCGTTGTTACCCAAAATCCTCAATCTTCCGTGGGCAATAGCCTTCGATTTACACCGGTGGACTCGAACGAAAACATCGTCAGATTATCGACTGATCTGAATGTTAAATTTATGGATATTATATTTACCTATAATATGTCCACGGTATGGACAATTAACACAACATTAATTCCACAACGTTATTTGGTTGCGGTTGGTGGAGTTGAAGGAAATCCTGGGCGTGACACTTTGGGTAATTGGTTTAAGATTGACAAGTACGAGGATGCTTACAAGTTTGTGTATTGTCCTGGTGTTTGTGAAACATGTAGACCGTTTTGTGGAGATATTGGAATAATTGTTGAACCTAACAACAAAAGGGTTTTGTTTGTTGGTTCTGATAAACCATtgaaagttaaatttgaaaatactaCGTCGGTTATTACCGTAACTAAAGCTCCTCCAAGTGCTAGCAATTATCCAGATAGACTGCCAACCATGTCTTTTATTAATGTTGTAATGTGTATTGTTATTGCTTATCTTACAAAGGTGATGTGA